One genomic region from Quercus robur chromosome 4, dhQueRobu3.1, whole genome shotgun sequence encodes:
- the LOC126723647 gene encoding GDSL esterase/lipase 1-like — protein MMISLRFYFLVLYASITIPTQCLGDICLPKNHVALFIFGDSVVDAGNNNYINTTTDFQVNFSPYGESFFRYPTGRPSNGRLIPDFIAEYAKLQLIPPYLHPGYERYIDGANFASIGAGALDETRRGLVISLNAQLNYFNNLENLLRQELGEKEAKVLLDRAVYFFSIGSNDYFVTINSNTSLLQSYSKEEYVNLVIGNLTNVIKEIYKKGGRKFVFLGLGPWGCSPLFKALVKPGNTGACLEELTTLVKLHNKALSEVLPKLESELKGLKYSTADFYTFLSERINNPSKYGFTEGKIACCGSGPYRGTPSCGGKRSVKEYELCENVNDYVYFDSGHPSEKAYQQFAELIWSGTPNVSGPYNLKTLFEH, from the exons ATGATGATCAGTTTAAGGttctattttttggttttgtatgCAAGCATTACTATCCCAACCCAATGCCTTGGTGATATCTGTCTGCCAAAGAACCATGTTGCCTTGTTCATTTTTGGGGATTCAGTAGTTGATGCTGGAAACAATAACTATATCAATACCACTACTGATTTCCAGGTAAACTTTTCACCTTATGGGGAAAGCTTCTTCAGGTACCCAACTGGGAGACCTTCAAATGGCCGTCTAATTCCAGATTTCATTG CTGAGTATGCAAAATTGCAGCTAATTCCACCATATCTACATCCTGGTTATGAGCGGTATATTGATGGGGCTAACTTTGCTTCAATTGGAGCTGGTGCTCTTGATGAAACTCGTCGAGGATTG GTGATAAGCTTGAACGCTCAACTCAATTATTTCAACAACTTGGAAAATCTATTGAGGCAAGAACTAGGTGAAAAAGAAGCAAAGGTTTTACTAGACAGAGCTGTTTACTTTTTTAGCATTGGAAGCAACGATTATTTTGTAACCATCAACTCAAACACCAGCTTGCTACAATCCTACTCTAAAGAAGAATATGTGAATTTGGTGATTGGCAACTTGACAAATGTGATCAAA gaaatatataagaaaggaggaagaaaatttGTGTTCCTTGGCTTGGGACCATGGGGTTGTTCCCCGCTTTTTAAAGCACTAGTAAAACCAGGAAACACAGGTGCATGCTTAGAAGAACTTACAACACTAGTAAAACTACACAATAAAGCACTTTCTGAAGTCCTTCCGAAGCTGGAGAGCGAGCTCAAAGGACTCAAATATTCAACAGCTGATTTCTACACTTTTCTAAGTGAAAGAATAAACAACCCTTCAAAATATG GCTTCACTGAAGGAAAGATTGCATGCTGTGGATCTGGTCCATATAGGGGAACTCCGAGTTGTGGAGGAAAAAGATCTGTGAAAGAGTACGAATTATGTGAGAACGTTAATGATTATGTGTATTTTGACTCTGGTCATCCTTCCGAAAAGGCCTACCAGCAATTTGCAGAGCTAATTTGGAGTGGAACTCCCAATGTCTCAGGACCTTACAATCTCAAAACATTGTTTGAACACTAA
- the LOC126722556 gene encoding GDSL esterase/lipase 2-like yields the protein MMISLRFHLCFLVLHASISIQTTQCHGEICLPKNHVALFIFGDSEVDAGNNNYINTTTDFQANYSPYGENFFSIIAAEYAKLPLLLPYLQPGYKRYIDGANLYQLELVFLMKLVKDCLLFLLPPYQVISLNTQLNYFNKVETLLRHEIGKKEAKALVVKAVYFYSIGSIDYFVPFTTNPSLLQTYSDEEYVNMVIGNLTTVIKEMYKKEGRKYVFLSLAPWGCTPLFKALEPGKTGECIDGLTTIVKLQNKALFEVLPKLERELKGFKYSIADFYTFLIERINNPSKYGFKERKIACFGTGPYRGIPSCAGKRSVKEYELCANVSDYVFFDSAHFSEKVYQQFAELLWSGTPNITRPYNVKSLFEH from the exons ATGATGATCAGTTTAAGGTTCCATCTTTGCTTCTTGGTTTTGCATGCAAGCATTAGTATCCAGACAACCCAATGCCATGGTGAAATCTGCCTGCCAAAGAATCATGTTGCCTTATTCATTTTTGGGGATTCAGAAGTGGATGCTGGAAACAATAACTACATCAATACCACTACTGATTTCCAGGCAAATTATTCACCTTATGGGGAAAACTTCTTCAG caTTATTGCGGCTGAGTATGCAAAATTGCCACTACTTCTACCATATCTACAACCTGGTTATAAACGGTATATTGATGGGGCTAATTTGTATCAATTGGAGCTGGTGTTCTTGATGAAACTCGTAAAGGATTG TTTGCTTTTCTTACTCCCTCCATATCAGGTCATAAGCCTAAACACTCAACTCAATTATTTCAACAAAGTGGAGACTCTGTTGAGGCATGAAATAGGTAAAAAAGAAGCAAAGGCGTTGGTGGTCAAAGCTGTTTACTTTTATAGCATAGGAAGCATCGATTATTTTGTGCCCTTTACCACAAACCCCAGTTTGCTTCAAACCTACTCTGACGAAGAATACGTAAATATGGTGATTGGCAACTTGACGACTGTGATCAAA GAAATGTataagaaagaaggaagaaaatatgTATTCCTTAGCTTGGCACCATGGGGTTGTACCCCACTTTTTAAAGCATTAGAACCGGGAAAAACAGGTGAATGCATCGACGGACTTACAACAATAGTAAAACTACAAAACAAAGCACTTTTTGAAGTCCTTCCAAagctagagagagagctcaaagGATTCAAATATTCAATAGCCGATTTCTACACTTTtctaattgaaagaattaataaCCCTTCAAAATATG GTTTCAAAGAAAGGAAGATTGCATGTTTTGGAACTGGTCCATACAGGGGAATTCCCAGTTGTGCAGGAAAGAGATCAGTCAAAGAGTACGAATTATGTGCGAATGTTAGTGACTATGTGTTCTTTGACTCTGCTCACTTTTCCGAAAAGGTCTACCAACAATTTGCAGAGCTACTTTGGAGTGGAACTCCCAATATCACTAGACCTTACAATGTCAAATCATTGTTTGAACATTGA
- the LOC126723654 gene encoding putative wall-associated receptor kinase-like 16 → MKSFSFYTLSIALFLCLFYDTTHCQQAYLNNSQLNCTGDPSISKGYLCNRPLQSCKSYVTFRSQPSYETAKSIADLLGSEASLIASINNVSNIFDSIPADKLTTVPITCLCSGTIYQYYAHYTAKKSDTYFHIANDTYQGLTTCQALTGQNYYNSEDIPVGTELTVPVRCACPTENQTENGVISLLDYMVKRNDTVLSIAKAFGVSVRSVLEANMLSQNSTIYPFTPILVPLESKTCTTNPGSFFCDCPNGYAADGVSCKTDPRKLPVKWIALLGIGIGVGFLCLFLLGYKLYQFLKKRKDRIHKEKLFKQNGGFLLQEKFSSCGSSEKAKIFTAEELQRATDSYNKSRFLGQGGYGTVYKGMLPDGNIVAVKKSKGIDKSQIEQFINEVVILSQINHRNIVKLLGCCLETDYPLLVYEFIPNGTLSQHIHWQKDLELSLSWENRIRIACEVAGAVAYMHGAASIPILHRDIKSSNILLDDKYAAKVSDFGTSRAVPDDKTHLTTEVKGTLGYLDPEYFQSSQFTDKSDVYSFGVVLVELLTGKKPISFVRDEEERNLVSHFIALTKEDRLHQILQPQVAREASRKDIHAIANLAMRCLRLNGKKRPSMKEVSMELEALRISQKCLENFQEPHLLKDEVSSIGSTRESQVSSEVFSLIGSTESLHRS, encoded by the exons ATGAAGAGCTTTTCATTCTACACTCTCTCAATAGCCCTGTTTCTATGTTTGTTTTATGACACAACACATTGCCAACAAGCTTACCTGAACAATTCACAGCTCAACTGCACTGGTGACCCTTCTATATCAAAAGGGTACCTATGCAATCGTCCTCTGCAGTCATGCAAATCCTATGTAACCTTCAGGTCCCAACCATCCTATGAAACTGCCAAAAGCATTGCCGATTTGCTTGGATCCGAAGCCTCCCTCATTGCTTCAATAAACAATGTCTCAAATATTTTTGACAGCATTCCAGCTGATAAGTTGACTACAGTTCCAATTACATGCTTATGTTCTGGCACTATCTACCAGTACTATGCTCATTACACAGCCAAGAAATCAGATACATATTTTCATATAGCGAATGATACTTACCAAGGCCTTACCACTTGCCAGGCACTGACTGGTCAAAACTACTATAATAGTGAAGATATTCCGGTGGGCACAGAGCTGACGGTTCCAGTGAGATGTGCATGCCCAACTGAGAATCAAACGGAGAATGGAGTCATCTCCTTGCTCGATTATATGGTGAAAAGAAATGATACAGTTTTATCAATTGCAAAGGCTTTTGGGGTGAGTGTGCGGAGCGTATTAGAGGCAAACATGTTGTCACAGAATAGCACTATCTATCCATTTACACCTATTCTGGTTCCTCTGGAAAGCAAAACTTGCACTACAAATCCGGGTAGTTTCTTTTGCGACTGTCCTAATGGCTATGCTGCAGATGGTGTCAGCTGCAAGACCGATCCTAGAAAGCTTCCGGTCAAATGGATTGCTCTATTAg GTATTGGCATTGGCGTGGGATTCTTGTGTCTATTTCTTTTAGGCTACAAGTTATATCAGttcctaaagaaaagaaaagacagaATTCATAAGGAAAAATTGTTCAAGCAAAACGGTGGCTTCTTGTTACAAGAAAAATTCTCATCTTGTGGAAGTAGTGAGAAAGCAAAGATATTCACTGCAGAGGAACTGCAAAGGGCAACAGACAGCTACAATAAAAGCAGATTTCTTGGTCAAGGAGGCTATGGCACAGTTTATAAAGGAATGTTACCTGATGGCAACATAGTTGCAGTTAAAAAGTCCAAAGGAATCGATAAAAGCCAAATTGAGCAATTCATTAATGAGGTTGTCATTCTTTCCCAAATCAATCATAGAAACATTGTCAAATTGTTGGGTTGTTGTTTGGAGACCGACTATCCATTACTTGTTTATGAATTTATTCCTAATGGAACCCTTTCCCAACATATCCATTGGCAAAAAGATCTTGAATTATCACTTTCATGGGAGAACCGCATTAGAATTGCATGTGAAGTTGCTGGAGCAGTAGCATATATGCATGGTGCAGCTTCAATCCCCATCCTTCATCGAGACATCAAATCTTCCAACATTCTCTTGGATGATAAGTATGCTGCCAAAGTGTCTGACTTTGGTACATCAAGAGCAGTCCCAGATGATAAAACTCACCTCACCACAGAAGTGAAAGGAACTTTGGGGTATTTGGACCCAGAGTACTTCCAATCAAGTCAATTCACAGATAAAAGTGATGTATATAGCTTTGGAGTTGTGCTTGTAGAGCTTCTAACCGGGAAAAAACCAATTTCTTTTGTGAGagatgaagaagagagaaatcTTGTTTCGCACTTCATTGCATTGACAAAGGAGGATAGACTGCATCAGATTTTACAACCTCAAGTCGCTAGAGAAGCAAGTAGAAAAGATATTCATGCTATTGCAAATCTAGCAATGAGATGTTTGAGATTGAATGGAAAAAAGCGGCCTTCAATGAAAGAAGTTTCGATGGAGCTGGAAGCTTTGAGAATATCTCAAAAATGCTTAGAGAATTTCCAAGAGCCTCATTTATTGAAAGATGAAGTATCATCCATAGGCAGCACAAGGGAAAGCCAAGTATCTTCAGAGGTATTCTCCTTGATAGGCAGCACAGAGAGTTTGCATCGATCTTGA